One Panicum virgatum strain AP13 chromosome 3N, P.virgatum_v5, whole genome shotgun sequence DNA segment encodes these proteins:
- the LOC120663764 gene encoding glycine cleavage system H protein, mitochondrial-like produces MALRLWASSAANALKLSGARAAAPSYSISRFFSTVHDGLLYTTTHEWLKDHGDGVLSVGITDHAQGHLGEVVFVELPEPGATVTAGGSFGNVESVKATSDVNSPISGEVVEVNSKLSETPGLINSSPYEEGWMIKVKPSSPAEGLLDASSYTKHCEEEDAH; encoded by the exons ATGGCTCTCAGGCTGTGGGCTAGCTCAGCAGCCAATGCGCTCAAGCTCTCCGGAGCCAGGGCTGCCGCACCGTCCTACTCCATCTCCAGATTCTTCTCCACAG TTCATGATGGGTTGCTGTACACTACGACTCATGAGTGGCTCAAGGACCATGGGGACGGCGTCCTCTCGGTTGGCATCACGGACCATGCTCAG GGTCACCTTGGAGAGGTGGTGTTCGTGGAGCTGCCGGAACCCGGCGCGACGGTCACCGCGGGAGGATCCTTCGGCAACGTGGAGAGTGTGAAGGCCACCAGCGACGTCAACTCCCCGATCTCCGGAGAGGTCGTCGAGGTCAACTCCAAGCTGTCGGAGACGCCCGGCCTG ATCAACTCGAGTCCGTACGAGGAGGGGTGGATGATCAAGGTGAAGCCGAGCAGCCCGGCGGAGGGCCTGCTGGACGCCTCCAGCTACACCAAGCACTGCGAGGAGGAAGACGCTCACTAG